A window from Actinomycetospora corticicola encodes these proteins:
- a CDS encoding carboxylate--amine ligase/circularly permuted type 2 ATP-grasp protein, which translates to MAEGLAGPGGAGGVVLGVEEEFHLVDLDSRCAVPRVPEMLDELAALDADAFAAELKPSIIETNSDPTSSLTDLRADLVRLRRMLFSLAEDRGLGVVGAGSVPLVEGSPSDITPNPRYERMRDEYQMLVFEQQICGTQVHVDVPDRDAAVAVMQHSAPWLPVLLALSASSPFWHSEDTGYASSRTLAWHRWPTAGPPAPLRDAADYDALIEDLVRSGTMSDPGMVYFDMRPSAHQKTVELRICDASPTVDGVVLIAGLARALTTYGIRAHLEGRPQPRYRPELLRAASWRAARSGVEGDLVDVTGRELVPPSRAVRMLLDHLRDDLEEAGDWDVVSDLALQALDKGSSAARQRQRFARTGTLEGVVDLLVAETRGEPQVDVVLPVPEVAAPVLLGGYHPPSYDEAVDTDGHVRPTYAWMVSALERIGPGGLLAHEKSRDAEQRARSMFFPQPDDPERLFPLDLIPRLITAQDWAGLSAGLVQRARTLEALLQDLHGERACLADGVLPRAALRWLPEPGDASSLVPAGATRALISGLDVVCDGEGRWKVLEDNLRIPSGIGYAMADRRVVRSVLPELQAPEGVVDSDEGPAVLRAALLSCAPPAAGDDPSLVVLTEGPHDSAYFEHAMLAEEMGVPLLEPSGIRVTDDGTLTVAVTGRRIDVAYRRIDEEKLYASPDADGRTLRDPMQAAVSEGRFALLNTPGNGLVDDKAVYPYVRALTEYYLGEKALLDDVTTYSCAEPDQLAHVLEHLDTLVLKPVDGYGGAGIVIGRDASEQELREAAADLRANPASYVAQETIEISTHPTFTGADLAPRVVDLRAFVVLGDAPAVLPTPLTRVAPAGSLVVNSSRGGGSKDTWILR; encoded by the coding sequence ATGGCGGAGGGACTGGCGGGCCCCGGCGGAGCGGGCGGCGTCGTGCTCGGGGTCGAGGAGGAGTTCCACCTCGTCGACCTCGACTCACGGTGCGCGGTGCCCCGGGTGCCCGAGATGCTCGACGAACTCGCGGCGCTCGACGCGGACGCCTTCGCGGCGGAGCTCAAGCCGTCGATCATCGAGACGAACTCCGACCCGACGTCGAGCCTGACCGACCTGCGGGCGGACCTGGTGCGGCTGCGCCGGATGCTGTTCTCACTGGCGGAGGACCGCGGCCTCGGCGTCGTCGGCGCGGGCAGCGTGCCGCTGGTGGAGGGCTCGCCGTCGGACATCACCCCGAACCCGCGCTACGAACGGATGCGCGACGAGTACCAGATGCTCGTCTTCGAGCAGCAGATCTGCGGCACGCAGGTGCACGTGGACGTCCCCGACCGGGACGCCGCCGTCGCCGTCATGCAGCACTCCGCGCCATGGCTCCCGGTGCTGCTCGCGCTCTCGGCGTCGAGCCCGTTCTGGCACTCCGAGGACACCGGCTACGCCAGCTCGCGCACCCTCGCCTGGCACCGCTGGCCGACGGCGGGCCCCCCGGCCCCGCTCCGCGACGCCGCGGACTACGACGCCCTCATCGAGGACCTCGTGCGCTCGGGGACGATGTCCGACCCCGGCATGGTCTATTTCGACATGCGGCCCTCGGCGCACCAGAAGACCGTCGAGCTGCGGATCTGCGACGCCTCCCCCACCGTCGACGGCGTCGTGCTGATCGCCGGTCTGGCCCGGGCGCTGACGACGTACGGCATCCGCGCGCACCTGGAGGGACGCCCGCAGCCGCGGTACCGCCCGGAGCTGCTCCGCGCCGCCTCGTGGCGCGCCGCCCGCTCGGGCGTGGAGGGCGACCTCGTCGACGTGACCGGTCGCGAGCTGGTGCCGCCGTCGCGGGCGGTCCGGATGCTCCTCGACCACCTGCGCGACGACCTCGAGGAGGCCGGCGACTGGGACGTCGTCTCCGACCTGGCGCTCCAGGCCCTCGACAAGGGCTCGAGTGCCGCCCGGCAGCGGCAGCGGTTCGCGCGGACCGGCACGCTCGAGGGCGTCGTCGACCTGCTCGTCGCCGAGACCCGGGGCGAACCGCAGGTCGACGTCGTGCTGCCCGTCCCCGAGGTGGCCGCGCCCGTCCTGCTCGGCGGCTACCACCCGCCGTCGTACGACGAGGCGGTGGACACCGACGGGCACGTCCGGCCCACCTACGCGTGGATGGTGTCCGCGCTCGAGCGCATCGGGCCCGGCGGCCTGCTGGCCCACGAGAAGAGCCGCGACGCCGAGCAGCGGGCGCGCTCGATGTTCTTCCCGCAGCCCGACGACCCGGAGCGGCTCTTCCCGCTCGACCTCATCCCGCGCCTCATCACCGCGCAGGACTGGGCGGGGCTCTCGGCCGGACTCGTGCAGCGGGCCCGGACCCTCGAGGCGCTGCTGCAGGACCTGCACGGCGAGCGGGCCTGCCTGGCCGACGGGGTGCTGCCGCGTGCGGCCCTGCGGTGGCTGCCCGAGCCCGGCGACGCCTCGTCGCTGGTCCCGGCCGGTGCCACCCGGGCACTGATCAGCGGGCTGGACGTGGTCTGCGACGGCGAGGGCCGCTGGAAGGTCCTCGAGGACAACCTGCGCATCCCGTCGGGCATCGGGTACGCGATGGCCGACCGACGCGTGGTGCGCTCGGTGCTGCCCGAGCTCCAGGCTCCCGAGGGCGTCGTGGACTCCGACGAGGGCCCTGCGGTGCTGCGCGCCGCGCTGCTCTCCTGCGCGCCGCCCGCCGCCGGGGACGACCCGTCGCTGGTGGTGCTCACCGAGGGACCGCACGACTCGGCGTACTTCGAGCACGCGATGCTCGCCGAGGAGATGGGCGTCCCGCTGCTCGAACCCTCCGGGATCCGGGTGACCGACGACGGGACGCTCACGGTCGCGGTGACCGGGCGGCGGATCGACGTGGCCTACCGGCGCATCGACGAGGAGAAGCTCTACGCCTCGCCGGACGCCGACGGGCGCACGCTGCGCGACCCGATGCAGGCCGCGGTGTCCGAGGGCCGGTTCGCACTGCTCAACACCCCCGGCAACGGGCTGGTCGACGACAAGGCCGTCTACCCCTACGTCCGCGCGCTCACCGAGTACTACCTCGGGGAGAAGGCGCTGCTCGACGACGTCACGACCTACTCCTGCGCCGAGCCGGACCAGCTCGCGCACGTCCTGGAGCACCTGGACACGCTCGTGCTCAAGCCGGTCGACGGCTACGGCGGGGCGGGCATCGTGATCGGGCGGGACGCGTCGGAGCAGGAACTGCGGGAGGCGGCGGCGGACCTGCGGGCGAACCCGGCCAGCTACGTCGCGCAGGAGACCATCGAGATCTCCACGCACCCGACGTTCACCGGCGCCGACCTCGCGCCGCGGGTCGTCGACCTCCGGGCCTTCGTGGTGTTGGGTGACGCCCCGGCGGTGCTGCCGACCCCCCTGACGCGAGTCGCGCCCGCCGGGAGCCTCGTGGTCAACTCGTCACGCGGTGGCGGGTCGAAGGACACGTGGATCCTGCGCTGA
- a CDS encoding ribose-5-phosphate isomerase, translated as MRVYIGSDHAGFELKAHLLTALADAGHEVVDVGPAEYDASDDYPPHCTATGERVLADSGSLGVVIGGSGNGEQIAANKVTGIRAALAYNTETAELARRHNDAQIVSIGARMHTADEATTIVEAFLATGFEGGRHQRRIDMLTEYEKTGHITGA; from the coding sequence GTGCGCGTCTACATCGGCTCCGACCACGCCGGCTTCGAGCTCAAGGCCCACCTGCTCACGGCGCTGGCCGACGCCGGGCACGAGGTGGTCGACGTCGGGCCCGCGGAGTACGACGCCTCCGACGACTACCCGCCGCACTGCACCGCCACCGGGGAGCGCGTCCTCGCCGACTCCGGGTCGCTCGGCGTCGTCATCGGCGGCTCGGGCAACGGCGAGCAGATCGCGGCCAACAAGGTGACCGGCATCCGCGCCGCGCTCGCCTACAACACCGAGACCGCGGAGCTCGCGCGCCGGCACAACGACGCGCAGATCGTGTCGATCGGCGCGCGCATGCACACGGCCGACGAGGCGACGACGATCGTCGAGGCCTTCCTCGCCACCGGGTTCGAGGGCGGCCGGCACCAGCGCCGCATCGACATGCTCACCGAGTACGAGAAGACCGGGCACATCACGGGTGCCTGA